AGGCTTCCCTTGCTCACCGAGAGGCTGGGGAGCACGCGGTGAGCAGCCGAACGCTGCCGCAGCGAGCCCCGCTCGCCTGGGCACGGAGAGCAGCTGCAACGGGCTGTGTCTGCCCAGTGGCTGCTGTtccaggagctgggctggctgcgAGGGGGAAGCCTGGCCCTTATTAGCGTTATTTGCTACAAAAAGTGTCCCCGCTCAGTGGGAGCTCGGGCTTTCCCTACCCAGAGAGGGCTTTAGAAAGGGTGAAGCCATCCTCACACAGCACGGCGAAAGCCAGTCTGGCTTGGGGAGCCCCTGCAGGCGTGAGGCCGTTCCggtgaggatgaggaggaagaggagggccGGCGTGGGTGGCAATGCTAATGTGGCTCTTCCACTGCGGCAGCTTCAGCCGGGGAAAGGCGGCTGGTCCAGCGCCGCCTGCCCGTCTCCTGcctccaggcagctgcagctccttctcctcctcccacgGCCGTGGGATTTAACTCGGGGGACACCAGGGTTGGGATTTCCCCTCTCTACTCCAGGACCCTGCCAGCGTAATCACACTTCCCCACACACAGACGGTGTGAGCTGCGGGGTGACTCCCAAATAACCCCCTTtgcttggttttgggggtttttttttggggtggaaCAGAATAACTGCTCTGGAATAAGGTTGCTCATGCTCCTGTGTGGTCTGTACAAGGCATTTACACCCTGCAAGCCCTAACGTAATGGTTACTCTGGGCTCGTCTTTCCCATCCGCATCCCCTCAGTAAACAGCGAGCAGTGGAAGGTGGTTTGGACCTAAAATGCAGCAATTAATTCAGGAaaaggcagaggggaaggtgatgGCTGTGCATCTGGCCCCCGGCAGGTGACTTCCTCCCTGTGCCTGAACAGGGGGGTGTGAAAAGGGGCCCCCACATGTCTGAAATACCAGGCGGACACAGGCAGTGACTCAAAAAGGAATTGAGTCGTGGCCTCAAATCCGTGCGGCGCTCCAGCATGTGAGGAGAAAGGTGTGGTGGGAGGGTGGAAATGGCACGTTCGTCGTTATCTGCGTTTAATTGGCGATCTGGACAGCGAGCTGCATCTGCGGGGGTGACCTGCGTCCCCTCGGAGCTCTCACCGCCGCTCAGCCGAGCTCCCTCTCTCTTTGTCTCCCCTCCAGCTTGCCAACAAAGCGCGGAcggagaaggaagagaagatgaGCCAGGCGTATGCAATTAGCGCTGGTGTCTCTCTGGAGGGACAGCAGCTCTTCCAGACTATACATAAGACGTAAGTCCCCCTCGTCGGTGCCTCCTGCGCTCTGCCCCGGCGCCGTGGGCTGGGAGCCACCGGTGGCGCAGCATGGCTGGGTggaaggagctggagggggTTCACATCGCCTTGTCCCTTGGGCTCGCCACCACACGCTGCCGATGTGCCCTGGGATGCGCTGGCCAGAGCCCCTGAGGACCTGGTGATGGCTCCCTTGCCCCTTCCTTGCCAGCCACGTGCCTGTGGGCTCGCACCCCTCTCTGCTTGGCTACCCAGGAGGTACCGGGTGGCTCCTGCACCCGCATCGGACCcttggcagggctgggtggtggCTTTCGGAGGGGCTGGAGGATGCGGGAGCGTGGCCCAGACCCTCCCGTGGTTGCCTTGCTgatcctttttccccctccccgcagcaTTAAAGACTGTAAATGGCAGGAGAAGAACATAGTTGTGATGGAAGAAGTCGTTATCGCCCCTCCCTATCAAGTGGAAAACTGTAAAGGCAAAGAGGGAAGCGCCCTGAGTCACGTACGCAAAATAGTGAGTACGGGCAGGGGGGTCCGGTGGCACTGGGGATGCCGGGAGGGCGTCacatccctggggacacccATGGGTGGGCTTGCCTGCCCCCCGGgatcccctcccagcctggcccccAGGGGATCCCCTTCCCATCCCAAGgaccccctccctgcccctggaGGATCCCCAGCCCATCCCTGGGATCCCCTGCCTTCGCTAACCCCCCTttcctcccgccccccccccccccccccccccttacccaccccaccctccccgCTGGCAGGTGGAGAAACATTTTCGAGACGTGGAAAGCCAGAAGGTAATGCAGCGTTCACAAGCACAGCAGACACAGAAGGAGACCTCCCTCTCGTCCTGAGGCCCACCTCCCGGCGCCGGGACCCCCCACCGCCCCGCCACGACTCGCCGGaggcgggagggcggcggcagcgggggttcaacttttatttccttttttttttttttctcctctctctcctcgAGCTCGTTAATGGGGAGCTCGACCGATTCCAAACCTTAGACTTCAAAACAAACgagaaaagagaataatttaaaagctcACGCATTACTTGACTAACAGACTTTCTTTTGTCCgccatgttttctttcctaCCGGCCAGTCAGACtttgttagttttatttttttgacgtttctttcctttttgcctccctcttcccctgctgccAACCCCCCCTTTACTTT
The DNA window shown above is from Phalacrocorax aristotelis chromosome 23, bGulAri2.1, whole genome shotgun sequence and carries:
- the LSM12 gene encoding protein LSM12, with the translated sequence MAAPGEYFSVGSQVSCRTCQEQRLQGEVVAFDYPSKMLALKCPSSSGKPNHADILLVNLQYVSEVEIINDRTETPPPLASLNVSKLANKARTEKEEKMSQAYAISAGVSLEGQQLFQTIHKTIKDCKWQEKNIVVMEEVVIAPPYQVENCKGKEGSALSHVRKIVEKHFRDVESQKVMQRSQAQQTQKETSLSS